A genomic window from Prochlorococcus sp. RS04 includes:
- the era gene encoding GTPase Era, with the protein MANYRSGFVTLLGRPNVGKSTLINKLIGEKITITSPIAQTTRNKLKGILTTDNGQIIFVDTPGVHKPHHRLGEILVKNAKSAINGVDIVIFVIDSSAEPGRGDEYILNFLIANKTEFIVALNKWDLVNKEFRNLRLDQYRRFFGINRNFQIVSASKGEGCSELVDMALNFLPEGPKLYGEETICDQPLDNLLSDLVREQVLINTREEVPHSVAVKIEKREEMKRKNGKVFTAILATIIVERSTQKGILIGKKGSMLKIIGQSARSNMSKLIDGPVHLELFVKVVPNWRKKELRLIEFGYEEDF; encoded by the coding sequence TTGGCTAATTATAGATCTGGGTTTGTAACTTTACTAGGAAGGCCAAATGTTGGTAAATCTACTTTAATAAATAAATTGATTGGAGAAAAAATAACAATTACTTCTCCAATAGCGCAAACTACCAGAAATAAATTAAAAGGAATACTTACTACAGACAATGGCCAAATAATTTTTGTTGATACGCCAGGTGTTCATAAACCTCATCACAGACTTGGAGAGATATTAGTAAAAAACGCAAAATCTGCAATTAATGGAGTTGATATAGTAATTTTTGTAATTGATTCAAGTGCAGAACCTGGTAGAGGTGATGAATATATTTTGAACTTTCTAATCGCAAATAAAACTGAGTTTATTGTGGCATTAAATAAGTGGGATTTGGTTAATAAAGAATTTAGGAATTTACGATTAGACCAATATAGAAGATTTTTTGGAATTAATAGAAACTTTCAAATTGTAAGTGCTTCTAAAGGAGAGGGATGTTCTGAACTAGTCGATATGGCACTTAATTTTCTTCCAGAGGGACCAAAACTTTATGGCGAAGAGACGATTTGCGATCAACCATTAGATAACTTATTATCTGATTTAGTAAGAGAGCAGGTATTAATAAATACAAGAGAAGAGGTACCTCATAGTGTCGCAGTGAAGATAGAGAAGAGAGAGGAAATGAAAAGAAAAAATGGCAAAGTTTTTACAGCTATTTTGGCAACTATTATCGTTGAAAGATCAACTCAAAAAGGTATTCTTATTGGAAAGAAAGGTTCAATGTTAAAAATTATTGGTCAGTCAGCAAGATCAAATATGTCAAAATTAATTGATGGTCCAGTTCACCTAGAGTTGTTTGTGAAAGTTGTTCCAAATTGGAGAAAAAAAGAATTAAGGTTAATTGAATTTGGTTATGAGGAAGATTTCTAG
- a CDS encoding Bax inhibitor-1/YccA family protein, with protein sequence MPASSNFNQAIREAQTSSIVGPNVVQKALPYVGGGMVLTSLGVLAGVSLIATNPGLFQPLSIVALIAELILFFIATSAANNANNAKALPLLTGFSLLTGFTLSGIVALAIGTIGIGSVGTAALATGITFVIASYTGQRMSDSVGQALSGVVGLGLIGLLIAMFVQLIGGFFAPGVFGGSGLELIIAGFGTVLFVAMSFVDFYTMPRRYNDDQYLAGALGMYLTYINLFVFILRLMIALQGGGRRD encoded by the coding sequence ATGCCAGCAAGTAGTAATTTCAATCAGGCTATTCGTGAAGCACAAACTAGTTCAATTGTTGGACCAAATGTTGTTCAAAAAGCTCTACCTTATGTAGGTGGAGGTATGGTTTTAACTTCTTTAGGAGTTTTAGCAGGTGTCTCACTAATAGCAACAAATCCTGGACTTTTCCAACCTCTTTCAATAGTTGCATTAATTGCAGAATTGATTTTGTTTTTTATAGCCACAAGTGCTGCAAATAATGCAAATAACGCGAAGGCCTTGCCATTGCTGACGGGATTTAGTTTGTTAACTGGATTCACATTAAGTGGAATAGTTGCTTTAGCAATAGGAACAATTGGTATTGGTTCGGTTGGAACAGCTGCCTTAGCTACGGGTATAACTTTCGTTATTGCCTCTTACACTGGCCAAAGAATGAGTGATAGTGTTGGTCAAGCACTAAGTGGAGTAGTTGGTCTAGGATTAATAGGACTGCTTATAGCAATGTTCGTCCAATTAATTGGAGGATTCTTTGCTCCAGGAGTTTTTGGGGGTTCAGGACTCGAATTGATAATTGCAGGATTTGGAACTGTCTTATTTGTTGCAATGTCTTTCGTTGATTTCTATACAATGCCAAGAAGATACAATGATGATCAATACCTTGCAGGAGCTTTAGGAATGTATCTAACTTATATAAATCTTTTTGTTTTTATATTGAGATTAATGATTGCACTACAAGGCGGTGGAAGAAGAGACTAA